A stretch of the Anaeromyxobacter sp. genome encodes the following:
- a CDS encoding phosphatase PAP2 family protein has product MPGPPPAAPAPGRTGSGEARPGLRTELAVVLGLLVAATLAAWLTPVDLAAADAFRQPCCSWPAAERPPWSLVFRYGVLPGVLIAAAALVLLTASYWRPRALLTWRRPALFLVLVAALGPGLVVNVILKDHYGRPRPREVLELGGQERFLKVLVPGSDRQAKSFPCGHCAIGFYVGVPWLVLRRRHRRAAWGFLLGGLGAAGLLGAARVMAGGHFVSDVAWAGGLVWLTALGLHRLMDLDRPPPPPAEADLARDRGRARLVTVVAGGLLAALTGAVLVATPYLSKKTFSRSPAQLLALGAAPLLVELDQATVRVEAGPALDAAYEVQAFGFPTSRLNFTWREGPEGARLAIEQLGWFTERRTGVSLRLPADGARPLQVRLGRGTVTLDLGGFAPGARLEVAVEEGEVRVRGGERPGVQVRVATGRVVRE; this is encoded by the coding sequence GTGCCCGGTCCGCCCCCCGCCGCCCCGGCGCCCGGCCGGACCGGGTCCGGGGAGGCGCGGCCCGGCCTGCGCACCGAGCTCGCGGTGGTGCTCGGCCTGCTGGTGGCCGCCACGCTGGCCGCCTGGCTCACGCCGGTGGACCTGGCCGCGGCCGACGCCTTCCGGCAGCCCTGCTGCAGCTGGCCCGCGGCCGAGCGGCCGCCCTGGAGCCTGGTCTTCCGCTACGGCGTGCTGCCTGGCGTGCTCATCGCCGCGGCGGCGCTGGTGCTCCTCACCGCCTCCTACTGGCGGCCGCGGGCGCTCCTCACCTGGCGGCGGCCAGCCCTCTTCCTGGTGCTGGTGGCGGCGCTGGGGCCCGGGCTGGTGGTCAACGTGATCCTGAAGGACCACTACGGCCGGCCGCGGCCGCGCGAGGTGCTGGAGCTGGGCGGCCAGGAGCGGTTCCTCAAGGTGCTGGTGCCGGGCAGCGACCGGCAGGCCAAGTCCTTCCCGTGCGGCCACTGCGCCATCGGCTTCTACGTGGGGGTGCCCTGGCTGGTGCTGCGAAGGCGCCACCGGCGCGCCGCCTGGGGCTTCCTCCTGGGTGGCCTGGGGGCCGCCGGCCTGCTCGGCGCGGCCCGGGTCATGGCCGGGGGCCACTTCGTGAGCGACGTGGCCTGGGCCGGCGGCCTGGTCTGGCTCACCGCGCTCGGGCTGCACCGGCTGATGGACCTCGACCGCCCGCCGCCGCCGCCCGCCGAGGCCGACCTGGCCCGCGACCGGGGGAGGGCGCGCCTGGTCACCGTGGTGGCCGGCGGCCTGCTGGCGGCGCTCACCGGCGCGGTGCTGGTGGCCACCCCCTACCTCTCGAAGAAGACCTTCTCCCGCAGCCCGGCCCAGCTCCTGGCCCTGGGCGCGGCGCCGCTCCTGGTGGAGCTGGACCAGGCCACCGTGCGGGTGGAGGCCGGGCCGGCGCTCGACGCCGCCTACGAGGTGCAGGCCTTCGGCTTCCCCACCAGCCGGCTCAACTTCACCTGGCGCGAGGGGCCCGAGGGGGCCCGGCTGGCCATCGAGCAGCTCGGCTGGTTCACCGAGCGGCGCACCGGCGTCTCCCTGCGGCTGCCTGCCGACGGCGCGCGGCCGCTGCAGGTCCGGCTCGGCCGGGGGACGGTCACCCTGGACCTGGGCGGGTTCGCGCCCGGCGCCCGGCTCGAGGTGGCGGTGGAGGAGGGCGAGGTGCGGGTGAGGGGAGGGGAGCGGCCCGGCGTGCAGGTGCGGGTGGCCACGGGGCGGGTGGTCCGGGAGTGA
- a CDS encoding class I SAM-dependent methyltransferase produces the protein MAGFKDHFSGVSRGYQANRPGYPAALFEWLAAVAPARGRAVDLGCGTGQASVALAACFDEVVALDPSAAQVAEAEAHPRVHYAVAPAEATGLPAGSADLVTAAQAFHWFDHQRLGPELHRLARTGAIFAAFTYDLCQVDPAVDAVLGPFYREVVGPWWPPERAHVDAAYRTLPFPWPELEAPALVMEERWSLTRLVGYLGTWSAVSAYRRARGQDPRELVAAALAEAWGPPGLERRVTWRLTVRAGRIG, from the coding sequence ATGGCGGGCTTCAAGGACCACTTCTCCGGCGTCTCGAGGGGCTACCAGGCCAACCGGCCCGGCTACCCGGCGGCCCTCTTCGAGTGGCTGGCCGCGGTGGCCCCGGCCCGCGGGCGGGCGGTCGATCTCGGCTGCGGCACCGGCCAGGCCTCGGTGGCCCTGGCCGCGTGCTTCGACGAGGTGGTGGCGCTCGACCCGAGCGCGGCGCAGGTGGCCGAGGCGGAGGCCCACCCGCGGGTGCACTACGCCGTGGCGCCGGCCGAGGCCACCGGGCTGCCCGCCGGCTCGGCCGACCTGGTCACCGCCGCCCAGGCCTTCCACTGGTTCGACCACCAGCGGCTCGGGCCGGAGCTGCACCGCCTGGCGCGCACCGGGGCCATCTTCGCCGCCTTCACCTACGACCTCTGCCAGGTGGACCCGGCGGTGGACGCGGTGCTCGGCCCCTTCTACCGGGAGGTGGTCGGGCCCTGGTGGCCGCCGGAGCGGGCCCACGTGGACGCCGCCTACCGGACGCTCCCCTTCCCGTGGCCGGAGCTCGAGGCGCCGGCGCTCGTGATGGAGGAGCGCTGGAGCCTGACGCGGCTGGTGGGCTACCTGGGCACCTGGTCGGCGGTGAGCGCCTACCGGAGGGCGCGCGGCCAGGATCCGCGCGAGCTGGTGGCGGCCGCGCTGGCGGAGGCCTGGGGGCCGCCGGGGCTGGAGCGCCGCGTCACCTGGAGGCTGACGGTGCGGGCGGGGCGGATCGGGTAG